A single window of Microbispora hainanensis DNA harbors:
- a CDS encoding pentapeptide repeat-containing protein has protein sequence MALPFAASADFAISKDAGRPCPNLSDDFRCGIHARLRDSGFPGCTVYDCFGAGQKVSQVTFGRSWRDDPGIAAQMFEVFPVVRHLHELLWYLDEAMSLPVTRPIHAELRAAFEETERLTTGTPADLLGVDVAAHRDKVNALLLRTSDLVRASAGGRAAADRRGADLIGARLRGADLRGANLRGAYLIGADLRGADLRGADLIGADLRGADLGGADLTGSVFLTQVQVNAARGDAATKLPPALTRPAHWPATQAGPSAAPERASTRRPRPRRRRG, from the coding sequence GTGGCGCTGCCCTTCGCCGCCTCGGCCGACTTCGCGATCAGCAAGGACGCCGGGCGGCCGTGCCCCAACCTGAGCGACGACTTCCGCTGCGGCATCCACGCGCGGCTGCGCGACAGCGGCTTTCCCGGCTGCACCGTCTACGACTGCTTCGGGGCGGGGCAGAAGGTCTCGCAGGTCACCTTCGGCCGTAGCTGGCGCGACGATCCGGGGATCGCGGCGCAGATGTTCGAGGTCTTCCCGGTCGTACGGCACCTGCACGAGCTGCTGTGGTATCTGGACGAGGCGATGTCCCTGCCGGTGACCCGCCCGATCCACGCCGAGCTGCGCGCCGCGTTCGAGGAGACCGAACGCCTGACCACGGGCACCCCCGCCGACCTGCTGGGCGTGGACGTCGCCGCCCACCGCGACAAGGTCAACGCGCTGCTGCTGCGGACGAGCGACCTGGTGCGGGCGTCGGCCGGGGGCCGTGCCGCCGCCGACCGCAGGGGAGCCGACCTCATCGGCGCCCGGCTGCGGGGAGCCGACCTGCGCGGCGCCAACCTGAGGGGCGCCTACCTCATCGGGGCCGATCTGCGCGGAGCGGACCTGAGGGGCGCGGACCTCATCGGCGCGGACCTGCGCGGGGCCGACCTCGGCGGCGCCGACCTCACCGGGAGCGTCTTCCTCACCCAGGTCCAGGTGAACGCGGCCAGGGGAGACGCCGCCACGAAGCTGCCCCCGGCCCTCACCCGCCCGGCGCACTGGCCGGCCACGCAGGCCGGCCCGTCCGCCGCGCCGGAACGGGCCTCCACCCGCCGTCCGCGCCCCCGCCGCCGGCGCGGGTAG
- a CDS encoding APC family permease encodes MEGPLKRRLGLADAVMIGLGSMIGAGVFAALAPAARAAGSGLLLGLAAAAVVAYCNATSSARLAARYPASGGTYVYGRERLGDFWGYLAGWAFVVGKIASCAAMALTVGSYVWPEQAHAVAVAAVVALTAVNYAGIHKSAWLTRVIVGVVLAVLAAVVVAGLTSAAADPGRLDVGADATTGGVLQAAGLLFFAFAGYARIATLGEEVRDPARIIPRAIPLALGLTLVVYAAVAVAALSVLGGARLGEAVAPLAAVVREAGLPGLAPVVQAGAAVAATGSLLALILGVSRTTLAMARDRHLPHALAAVHPRFGVPHRAELAVGAVVAILAATADLRGAIGFSSFGVLVYYAIANASAWTLGPDEGRPPRAVPVIGLAGCLVLAFALPLSSVVSGAAVLAAGVAVYALRRALT; translated from the coding sequence ATGGAGGGACCGCTGAAGCGCCGCCTGGGCCTGGCCGACGCCGTGATGATCGGGCTGGGGTCGATGATCGGCGCGGGGGTCTTCGCCGCCCTGGCTCCGGCGGCGCGGGCGGCCGGGTCCGGGCTGCTGCTCGGGCTGGCCGCCGCCGCGGTGGTCGCCTACTGCAACGCGACCTCCTCGGCCCGGCTGGCCGCGCGTTATCCCGCCTCCGGCGGCACGTACGTGTACGGGCGGGAGCGGCTGGGGGACTTCTGGGGCTACCTGGCGGGGTGGGCGTTCGTCGTCGGCAAGATCGCCTCGTGCGCGGCGATGGCGCTGACCGTCGGCTCCTACGTGTGGCCGGAGCAGGCCCACGCGGTGGCGGTGGCGGCCGTGGTGGCGCTGACCGCGGTGAACTACGCGGGGATCCACAAGAGCGCCTGGCTCACCCGCGTCATCGTCGGGGTCGTCCTCGCGGTGCTGGCCGCCGTGGTGGTCGCAGGTCTCACCTCCGCCGCCGCGGACCCGGGGCGGCTGGACGTCGGCGCCGACGCCACCACCGGCGGGGTGCTGCAGGCGGCGGGCCTGCTGTTCTTCGCCTTCGCCGGGTATGCCCGCATCGCCACCCTCGGCGAGGAGGTGCGCGACCCGGCGCGGATCATCCCCCGCGCGATCCCGCTCGCGCTCGGGCTCACCCTGGTCGTCTACGCGGCGGTCGCGGTGGCCGCGCTCAGCGTGCTGGGCGGCGCCCGGCTGGGCGAGGCGGTCGCGCCCCTGGCCGCCGTCGTGCGGGAGGCCGGGCTTCCCGGCCTGGCCCCGGTCGTACAGGCGGGCGCCGCGGTCGCCGCGACCGGCTCGCTGCTCGCGCTGATCCTCGGGGTGTCGCGCACCACGCTGGCCATGGCCCGCGACCGGCACCTGCCGCACGCCCTCGCCGCCGTGCATCCGCGATTCGGGGTGCCGCACCGCGCCGAGCTGGCCGTCGGCGCGGTCGTGGCGATCCTGGCCGCGACCGCGGACCTGCGCGGCGCGATCGGGTTCTCCTCCTTCGGCGTGCTGGTCTACTACGCCATCGCCAACGCCAGTGCCTGGACCCTCGGCCCGGATGAGGGACGGCCGCCGCGGGCGGTGCCCGTCATCGGCCTGGCCGGGTGCCTGGTCCTGGCCTTCGCCCTGCCGCTGTCGTCGGTGGTCTCCGGGGCCGCCGTGCTGGCGGCAGGCGTCGCCGTCTACGCCCTGCGCCGGGCCCTCACCTGA
- a CDS encoding RNA polymerase sigma factor codes for MTTPDGETEDLLRRLAPRVLGAVVRRYGHFDAAEDAVQEALLAAAVRWPQDGLPDNPMGWLVTVAARRLTDLLRAEQARREREDTAGRRALPEWRLAPAADAPSAAGADDTLILLFLCCHPALSPASQIALTLRAVGGLTTAQIARAFLVPEATMTRRITRAKQRIRDSGLPFGMPAEPDRDARLRAVLHVLYLIFTEGYAGETGLGREDLTAEAIRLARLVHRLLPDDGETAGLLALMLLTDARRAARTAPDGTPIPMAEQDRALWDAAGIAEGAKLVEAALSRGAPGPYQVQAAIAALHDEAPSAEATDWPQIAALYEVLAGMSDNPVTLLNHAVAVAMSRGPRAGLDLLDGLEDDERLARDHRLPAVRAHLLEMAGQRATAREAYLAAARRAATLPRRRYLYARAARLGDAT; via the coding sequence GTGACGACGCCTGACGGCGAGACCGAGGACCTGCTGCGCCGCCTGGCGCCGCGGGTCCTCGGCGCGGTCGTGCGCCGCTACGGTCACTTCGACGCCGCCGAGGACGCCGTGCAGGAGGCGCTGCTGGCCGCCGCCGTCCGCTGGCCGCAGGACGGCCTGCCGGACAACCCGATGGGCTGGCTCGTCACCGTCGCCGCCCGCAGGCTCACCGACCTGCTGCGCGCCGAGCAGGCCCGGCGCGAGCGGGAGGACACCGCGGGCAGGCGGGCGCTTCCGGAGTGGCGGCTCGCTCCCGCCGCGGACGCTCCGTCGGCGGCCGGGGCCGACGACACGCTGATCCTGCTGTTCCTGTGCTGCCATCCCGCGCTGTCGCCCGCGTCGCAGATCGCCCTGACCCTCCGCGCGGTCGGCGGCCTGACCACCGCGCAGATCGCCCGGGCGTTCCTGGTGCCGGAGGCGACGATGACGCGGCGCATCACCCGGGCGAAGCAGCGCATCAGGGACAGCGGCCTGCCGTTCGGCATGCCCGCCGAGCCCGACCGCGACGCGCGGCTGCGCGCCGTGCTCCACGTGCTCTACCTGATCTTCACCGAGGGGTACGCCGGGGAGACCGGGCTCGGCCGGGAGGACCTGACGGCCGAGGCGATCCGGCTGGCCCGCCTGGTCCACCGGCTGCTGCCGGACGACGGCGAGACGGCCGGGCTGCTCGCGCTGATGCTGCTCACCGACGCCCGCCGCGCCGCGCGTACCGCCCCCGACGGCACGCCGATCCCGATGGCCGAGCAGGACCGCGCCCTGTGGGACGCCGCCGGCATCGCCGAGGGCGCGAAGCTGGTCGAGGCGGCGCTGTCGCGGGGTGCGCCCGGGCCCTACCAGGTGCAGGCGGCGATCGCCGCCCTGCACGACGAGGCGCCGAGCGCGGAGGCGACCGACTGGCCGCAGATCGCGGCGCTGTACGAGGTGCTGGCGGGGATGTCGGACAACCCGGTGACGCTGCTGAACCACGCGGTGGCGGTGGCGATGAGCCGGGGCCCGCGCGCGGGGCTCGACCTGCTCGACGGGCTGGAGGACGACGAACGGCTCGCCCGCGACCACCGCCTGCCCGCGGTGCGCGCGCACCTGCTGGAGATGGCCGGGCAGCGGGCGACGGCCCGCGAGGCCTACCTGGCGGCGGCCCGGCGGGCGGCCACGCTGCCGCGCCGCCGCTACCTGTACGCCCGCGCCGCCCGCCTGGGTGACGCCACCTGA
- a CDS encoding SDR family oxidoreductase: MTAELSGTGALITGGTSGIGRATARALARLGARVVLSGRDETRGKEVVEEIRALGGEAHFVRADLRDEASARSLARSATALLGHVDVLVNNAGIYPFGPTAQTSERDFDAVFDLNVKVPYFLVAELAPAMAGRGNGAIVNVTTMVAEFGLAGMGLYGSSKAAMVLLTKSWAAEFGPRGVRVNAVSPGPTRTEGTAPMGGDLDDLAQAGPAGRPASPEEIAEAIVFLASPRASFVHGTTLHVDGGRVAV, from the coding sequence ATGACCGCAGAACTGTCGGGAACCGGCGCGCTGATAACCGGGGGCACCAGCGGCATCGGGCGGGCGACCGCCCGGGCGCTGGCCCGGCTCGGCGCCCGGGTCGTGCTGTCCGGCCGAGACGAGACGCGGGGCAAGGAAGTGGTCGAGGAGATCCGCGCTCTCGGCGGCGAGGCCCACTTCGTGCGGGCCGACCTGCGCGACGAGGCGTCGGCGCGTTCTCTGGCGAGGAGCGCGACCGCGCTGCTCGGGCACGTGGACGTGCTCGTGAACAACGCCGGGATCTATCCGTTCGGGCCCACGGCCCAGACCAGTGAACGGGACTTCGACGCGGTCTTCGACCTGAACGTCAAAGTTCCCTACTTCCTGGTCGCCGAACTCGCCCCGGCCATGGCCGGCCGCGGCAACGGCGCGATCGTCAACGTGACCACGATGGTCGCGGAGTTCGGCCTCGCCGGCATGGGCCTGTACGGGTCGAGCAAGGCCGCGATGGTGCTCCTGACGAAGTCCTGGGCGGCGGAGTTCGGCCCCCGGGGCGTACGGGTCAACGCGGTGAGCCCCGGCCCGACGCGCACCGAGGGCACCGCCCCCATGGGCGGGGACCTCGACGACCTCGCTCAGGCCGGGCCCGCCGGACGCCCCGCGAGCCCGGAGGAGATCGCCGAGGCCATCGTGTTCCTGGCCTCGCCACGGGCGAGCTTCGTCCACGGCACGACCCTGCACGTGGACGGCGGCCGCGTGGCCGTGTGA
- a CDS encoding DUF3099 domain-containing protein, translating into MQRRKRTYLIMMATCLTLFVLAGTVVREISPVAALVMSAVALVIPPFAVIIANRNNRRE; encoded by the coding sequence GTGCAGCGCCGCAAGCGGACGTACCTGATCATGATGGCCACGTGTCTCACGCTGTTCGTCCTGGCCGGAACGGTCGTGCGGGAGATCTCGCCCGTGGCCGCCCTGGTGATGTCCGCGGTGGCGCTGGTGATCCCGCCGTTCGCCGTCATCATCGCCAACCGCAACAACCGGCGCGAGTGA
- a CDS encoding ATP-binding cassette domain-containing protein: protein MHAAVGLLRPALGGVRVAGEVAFVAQDKPLYDGFTVADMLAFGRRMNRRWDGEAAAARLAGPGIPLRRKVGRLSGGQRAQVAVTLALAGLPDLVVLDEPLANLDPLARHDVMRSIMAEVAERGLTVLLSSHVVSDLEETCDWLIVLNAGRLQVSGDIEELLDGHLVVTGPDDAPIPGAQVVSASRTGRQVSMLVRGTPPLDPRHQARRPGLEELVMGYLRSPESAALPKLTGVGA from the coding sequence ATGCACGCGGCCGTCGGCCTGCTGCGGCCCGCGCTGGGCGGCGTCCGCGTCGCCGGCGAGGTGGCGTTCGTGGCACAGGACAAGCCGCTGTACGACGGCTTCACCGTCGCCGACATGCTCGCCTTCGGCCGCCGCATGAACCGGCGCTGGGACGGAGAGGCCGCCGCCGCGCGGCTCGCGGGGCCGGGCATCCCGCTGCGGCGGAAGGTGGGCAGGCTGTCGGGCGGCCAGCGGGCGCAGGTGGCGGTGACCCTTGCACTGGCGGGCCTGCCCGACCTGGTCGTGCTGGACGAGCCGCTGGCGAACCTCGACCCCCTGGCCCGCCACGACGTGATGCGTTCGATCATGGCGGAGGTGGCCGAGCGGGGGCTGACCGTACTGCTGTCCTCCCACGTCGTCTCCGACCTGGAGGAGACGTGCGACTGGCTGATCGTGCTCAACGCGGGCCGGCTGCAGGTCAGCGGCGACATCGAGGAGCTGCTCGACGGGCATCTCGTGGTCACCGGGCCGGACGACGCGCCGATCCCGGGAGCGCAGGTGGTGAGCGCGAGCCGCACCGGCAGGCAGGTCAGCATGCTGGTCAGGGGCACACCCCCGCTCGATCCCCGCCACCAGGCGCGCAGGCCGGGGCTGGAGGAGCTCGTCATGGGCTACCTGCGCAGCCCCGAGTCGGCGGCACTGCCCAAGCTGACGGGGGTGGGCGCGTGA
- a CDS encoding pyridoxal 5'-phosphate synthase, with translation MACGDLAAALERRYDAVYSVFGWMPLVAPALIGAFWGAPLLGREYERGTHRLAWTQAVPVGRWLAVKLPILGAAVVAGGLLLSLMVSLWRPVFRSGADSTFGNIGVFNMVGVDPAAWWLYAFALGTAAGALFRRTLPAMALVVAGVTVTMFTLFQLTTTTPSPRASSCPAPWCWTITTPGWCAPPGWSRRAGRSATRLTSDRAGDDPMERRRGAASSADARQRTRSGGVIMTESLVVGSIRDLLRGLAVFDTELPEFDVDAAPSDPVALFVEWLTSAVEAGVREPHAMSLATADAEGRPSSRVLICKDLAPDGTWYFATGAGSRKGRELAATPYAALCFHWPEQGRQIRVRGAAGPADAERGAADFLARSPGARADALTGRQSQVLDDPADLDAALRAAHAAIEADPGVVAPGWTVYGVRADEVEFWQADRDRRHTRLRYTRQDDAWARHRLWP, from the coding sequence GTGGCCTGCGGAGACCTGGCGGCGGCACTGGAGCGCCGCTACGACGCGGTCTACTCGGTGTTCGGCTGGATGCCGCTGGTGGCCCCCGCGCTGATCGGGGCGTTCTGGGGCGCACCGCTGCTCGGCCGGGAGTACGAGCGCGGCACCCACCGCCTGGCCTGGACCCAGGCGGTGCCCGTAGGGCGGTGGCTGGCGGTCAAGCTGCCGATCCTGGGGGCGGCGGTCGTGGCGGGCGGGCTGCTGCTGTCGCTCATGGTCAGCCTGTGGCGGCCGGTGTTCAGATCGGGGGCCGACTCGACGTTCGGCAACATCGGCGTGTTCAACATGGTCGGGGTGGATCCGGCGGCGTGGTGGCTGTACGCGTTCGCGCTGGGCACCGCGGCAGGCGCCCTGTTCCGGCGTACGCTGCCCGCGATGGCGCTGGTCGTGGCCGGGGTGACGGTGACGATGTTCACCCTGTTCCAGCTGACGACTACTACGCCGAGCCCGCGCGCATCGAGCTGTCCGGCACCGTGGTGCTGGACGATCACGACGCCCGGCTGGTGCGCGCCGCCTGGGTGGAGCCGTCGGGCAGGGAGGTCGGCGACCCGGCTGACGAGCGACCGGGCCGGGGATGATCCAATGGAACGTCGCCGAGGCGCCGCCTCGTCAGCGGACGCTCGTCAGCGGACGCGGAGTGGAGGAGTGATCATGACGGAGAGTCTTGTGGTGGGTTCGATTCGTGATCTGCTGCGGGGGCTTGCGGTCTTCGACACCGAACTGCCGGAGTTCGACGTCGACGCCGCGCCGTCCGACCCGGTCGCCCTGTTCGTGGAGTGGCTGACCTCGGCCGTCGAGGCCGGGGTGCGTGAACCGCACGCGATGTCGCTGGCCACCGCCGACGCCGAGGGACGGCCGTCCTCCCGCGTGTTGATCTGCAAGGACCTCGCGCCGGACGGCACCTGGTATTTCGCGACCGGCGCGGGCAGCCGCAAGGGCCGGGAGCTGGCCGCCACGCCGTACGCCGCGTTGTGCTTCCACTGGCCCGAGCAGGGCCGGCAGATCCGGGTGCGGGGCGCGGCCGGGCCTGCGGACGCCGAGCGCGGCGCGGCCGACTTCCTCGCGCGTTCGCCCGGTGCGCGGGCCGACGCGCTGACCGGCCGTCAGTCGCAGGTGCTCGACGACCCCGCCGACCTCGACGCGGCCCTCCGCGCGGCGCACGCCGCGATCGAGGCCGATCCCGGGGTGGTCGCGCCGGGATGGACCGTGTACGGCGTGCGCGCGGACGAGGTCGAGTTCTGGCAGGCCGACCGCGACCGCCGGCACACCCGCCTGCGCTACACCCGGCAGGACGACGCCTGGGCCCGGCACCGCCTGTGGCCCTGA
- a CDS encoding YciI family protein gives MIMLYGSQQDYDALAGRPGDGPAWSAEEAAAMHAFMGEWNEELVKSGEFVDAQGLTAPVHARRIRLREGVPVVTDGPYAETEEVLAGYTIVECDSFDRATQIAARLANTPHPESAVARDWYVDIRPIDEWQAEPEL, from the coding sequence ATGATCATGCTGTACGGCTCGCAGCAGGACTACGACGCCCTGGCGGGACGGCCGGGCGACGGGCCCGCCTGGTCGGCCGAGGAGGCCGCGGCCATGCACGCGTTCATGGGCGAGTGGAACGAGGAGCTGGTGAAGTCGGGGGAGTTCGTCGATGCCCAGGGCCTGACCGCCCCCGTCCACGCCCGCAGGATCCGGCTGCGTGAGGGCGTCCCCGTCGTCACCGACGGCCCGTACGCCGAGACCGAGGAGGTCCTGGCCGGCTACACGATCGTCGAGTGCGACAGCTTCGACCGGGCCACGCAGATCGCCGCGCGCCTGGCGAACACTCCCCATCCCGAGAGCGCGGTGGCCCGCGACTGGTATGTGGACATCCGCCCGATCGACGAGTGGCAGGCCGAGCCGGAGCTGTGA
- a CDS encoding AfsR/SARP family transcriptional regulator has translation MDAWRFEQAVAAAADLPPDDALARLEEALGWWRGPAYAEFADQDWARAERSRLGELRLHAVERHAQARLDLGRAACGRRASTAWPPSRRPRNSATRS, from the coding sequence GTGGACGCCTGGCGCTTCGAACAGGCGGTGGCCGCCGCCGCGGACCTGCCCCCCGACGACGCGCTCGCCCGGCTGGAGGAGGCGCTGGGGTGGTGGCGCGGCCCCGCCTACGCGGAGTTCGCCGACCAGGACTGGGCCCGTGCCGAACGCTCCCGCCTGGGCGAACTGCGGCTGCACGCGGTCGAACGGCATGCGCAGGCCCGGCTGGACCTGGGGCGGGCGGCCTGCGGGCGGCGCGCGAGCACCGCGTGGCCGCCGTCGAGGCGGCCGAGGAACTCGGCGACGCGGAGCTGA